The proteins below are encoded in one region of Calditrichota bacterium:
- a CDS encoding A/G-specific adenine glycosylase, whose amino-acid sequence MSAENSCPQPRNARASTGSGARLSAEQVAGFQQLILSYYRRHGRDLPWRRTTDPYHILVSEVMLQQTQVERVLRIYPKFIARFPSLHALAGATVAAVVAAWQGLGYNRRALALHRAAQLLVQDHGGALPRDEALLATLPGIGPATAASICAFAFNMPTVFVETNIRTVFIHFFFPLKEKVPDTEILPLVAATLERTNPRLWYSALMDYGVMLKKTTGNLSRRSASYRPQSRFAGSDRQVRGQVLRLLLAGQQLTVVDLAAALQQPEERVARIADALVHEGFAAREDGRLRLR is encoded by the coding sequence ATGAGCGCAGAGAATTCCTGCCCACAACCTCGCAATGCGAGGGCCAGCACCGGATCTGGCGCGCGGCTTTCTGCGGAGCAGGTGGCCGGTTTTCAGCAGCTCATCCTGAGCTACTATCGCCGCCACGGCCGCGATCTACCCTGGCGACGAACCACGGATCCCTACCACATCCTGGTCTCCGAGGTGATGCTGCAGCAGACCCAGGTGGAGCGCGTGCTGCGCATCTATCCGAAGTTCATCGCCCGGTTTCCTTCGCTGCACGCCTTGGCCGGCGCCACGGTTGCTGCCGTGGTGGCTGCCTGGCAGGGGTTAGGCTACAACAGGCGGGCGCTCGCCCTGCACCGTGCGGCTCAATTGCTCGTGCAAGACCACGGCGGAGCACTCCCCCGCGACGAGGCCCTGCTGGCGACCTTGCCGGGCATAGGACCGGCGACCGCAGCTTCCATCTGCGCCTTTGCGTTCAACATGCCGACGGTCTTTGTCGAGACTAACATCCGCACCGTGTTCATCCATTTCTTCTTCCCGCTGAAAGAGAAGGTGCCGGATACGGAGATACTTCCTTTGGTCGCTGCCACGCTGGAGAGAACTAACCCCCGCCTCTGGTATTCTGCGCTGATGGATTACGGAGTGATGCTCAAGAAGACGACGGGCAACCTCTCTCGGCGCAGTGCATCGTATCGACCACAGAGCCGCTTTGCCGGCTCCGATCGCCAGGTGCGGGGCCAAGTGCTGCGTTTGCTTCTCGCCGGTCAGCAGTTGACGGTAGTAGACCTCGCCGCTGCGTTGCAGCAGCCGGAGGAGCGTGTGGCACGCATCGCCGACGCTTTAGTGCACGAGGGATTCGCCGCACGGGAGGATGGTCGGCTCCGCCTACGCTGA
- a CDS encoding ubiquinone/menaquinone biosynthesis methyltransferase, giving the protein MFGLIAPCYDLLNRLISFGQDKGWRRAAATWCGPLAEFGVLDIATGTGDQLLALARMGSPPRSLVGIDAAKDMLGRGRRKLNALRPPVRAHFSQAEAHSLPFKERSFGAVTMSFAIRNFADRLQALCEARRVLVPGGRLVVLEAGVPEKPALRLLFLVYCRYVMPNLAGLLSGQRRAYRYLCDSIFCFPRPQEFCRLLAQAGFTVLHMENLAFGAAKIFVATGAAMPDAQADGFSP; this is encoded by the coding sequence CTGTTTGGACTCATCGCGCCTTGCTACGACCTGCTCAACCGCCTCATCTCTTTTGGGCAGGACAAAGGCTGGCGTCGTGCGGCAGCCACCTGGTGCGGACCGTTGGCCGAGTTTGGGGTGCTGGACATCGCCACCGGCACAGGTGACCAACTGCTGGCACTGGCCAGGATGGGTAGCCCGCCCCGCTCTCTCGTCGGCATCGACGCGGCAAAGGACATGCTGGGGCGCGGCAGGCGAAAGTTGAACGCCCTCAGGCCGCCTGTCCGCGCTCACTTCTCTCAGGCAGAAGCTCACAGCCTGCCGTTCAAAGAGCGCTCATTTGGCGCGGTAACCATGTCCTTTGCCATTCGCAACTTTGCCGATCGCCTGCAGGCTCTGTGTGAAGCGCGGCGCGTGCTGGTGCCAGGCGGCCGGCTGGTCGTCCTCGAGGCCGGAGTGCCTGAGAAGCCGGCCCTGCGCCTGCTCTTCCTGGTCTATTGCCGCTACGTCATGCCCAACCTTGCCGGGCTGCTTTCCGGGCAGCGCCGCGCCTACCGCTACCTGTGCGACTCCATTTTCTGCTTCCCTCGCCCGCAGGAGTTCTGCCGGCTCCTCGCCCAGGCCGGGTTCACAGTGCTGCACATGGAGAACCTGGCCTTTGGCGCGGCGAAGATTTTCGTCGCCACTGGTGCGGCTATGCCCGATGCCCAAGCAGACGGTTTTTCCCCTTGA
- a CDS encoding LEA type 2 family protein gives MYRDIAARFWIANAWRAWAGRAGIAVLVTSGLLSGCAALKTIGVKEPTAAVKGVRLTSLSFEQLGLAVQVGVQNPNAVALTLAGYDYQLKLGGTPLFSGTQEQAVTVQRNAESVVEIPVALRFAELFDALQNLRTQDSTDLGVTANLWCDLPVLGRKKLPISVSHRVPLLKLPALTVEGLTAKMVGLTSAEIGLRVRVRNPNALGFNINQLSYALTLHDKVPANGVLQNLQLPAHGTADFTVPVTVDLVKVGQALFSALTSKQPVKYDLKADLVMGTGLDLLREAALHLSHSGQIAP, from the coding sequence ATGTACAGAGACATAGCTGCTCGGTTCTGGATCGCGAACGCATGGAGAGCCTGGGCAGGACGAGCAGGCATAGCAGTTCTGGTCACCTCAGGCCTGCTGAGCGGCTGCGCGGCCCTCAAGACCATCGGCGTCAAGGAGCCCACCGCAGCAGTAAAAGGGGTGCGTCTGACCTCCCTTTCCTTCGAGCAACTGGGCCTGGCCGTTCAGGTTGGCGTGCAAAACCCGAATGCAGTGGCGCTGACCTTGGCTGGGTACGACTACCAGCTCAAATTGGGGGGAACGCCCCTTTTCTCTGGCACTCAGGAACAGGCAGTGACCGTGCAGCGCAACGCAGAAAGCGTAGTGGAGATCCCAGTCGCGCTGCGCTTCGCCGAGCTCTTTGACGCGCTGCAGAACCTGCGCACGCAGGACAGCACTGACTTGGGAGTAACCGCGAACCTGTGGTGTGACCTCCCGGTTCTCGGGCGCAAGAAGCTACCCATCAGCGTGAGCCACCGCGTTCCGCTGCTCAAACTACCGGCGCTGACGGTTGAAGGCCTCACCGCCAAGATGGTCGGGCTAACCAGCGCCGAAATAGGGCTCCGCGTGCGCGTGCGCAACCCCAACGCGCTGGGGTTCAACATCAACCAGCTCAGCTATGCGCTCACTCTGCACGACAAGGTCCCGGCCAACGGCGTGCTCCAGAATCTCCAGCTCCCCGCGCACGGGACGGCCGACTTTACCGTACCGGTCACTGTAGACCTCGTCAAAGTGGGGCAAGCACTCTTCTCGGCCTTGACCTCAAAACAGCCGGTCAAGTACGACCTGAAGGCGGACCTGGTGATGGGCACCGGCCTCGATCTCTTGCGCGAGGCTGCACTGCACCTCAGCCACAGCGGCCAAATCGCGCCCTGA